DNA from Natranaerobius trueperi:
ATGTGCCAGTAAAACCAGGTTCATCAAAATATGATTTAGAATATTCACCTTCTAAATTAATAACAATCTCTTCTTTTACTGAACCATCAATTGTGTAAACTATACCTGGATATTCTTTATTAACTTCTTCGGTATTATCATTTAAAATAAAAAATCCTACTACTAAGACTAAAACAACAGCTAGTGCAATTAAAAAATTACGCAAACATCTCCCTCCTTAATCATAATCTACATATGAACTTAATTTCGGCAAACTTTGACAATTTCCCTTTTTAAAATGTAAAGTAAAATTACAAATGTGAGGTGATTTCTATTAATTGGACAGGAATAGTTACTTTTTTTGGTACAGATGACCTTGAAAAGGTCCATAATTTTTATCATAACACACTAAACCTCCCACTGTATAAAGATCAAGGTGCTTGTAAGATTTATCAGATCCCTGGTGATGGTCTATTAGGGTTTTGTCAGCATTTAGAGACAAATTCTAAATATAAAAGCCCTATCATAACACTACTAGCTGATGATGTAGATCAAGCATATAATAATCTTGTTAGTATGGGATATTCACCCTATTCTAAACCAAAACTAAATCCCGATTTTAATATTTATCATTTTTTCATTAACGACCCAGATGGTTATAGTTTAGAAATCCAAAAATTTCTCGATTAAGTAAAATAAAGGAGGAAGGTCGTTGAATATTAAAATTACTGATTCTGTTTTTTGGGTTAAAAAGATAGATTAGGACCTCAGATCTTTTCATGGAAATGAGTACTCTACTCATAGAGATACAAGTTATAATTCATATTTAGTTAGAGATGAAAAAACCGTATTAATTGATACTGTATGGAAACCCTATACAGAAGAAATTGTTAATAACTTAAAAAAAGAAATTAATCGTGAATTGCAATATTAGATTGAACTAGTTTTCAACTGTAATATAAAGATCATTCAAGTAAGACCTTACACTGTTCAAGAAAAGCTTCATCTGGTGTTAAGTGATCAAGGATTTTCCTAGACAAAGTATTGCACCAGACTTGAACTTTAGCAATTGCTTCTGTAGAAAAATCAGCGAGGCTCTTCCCTTTCGGGATATGCGTCTAATAAGGCCGTTATGACGTTCGTTAGTTCCTCTTTCTCCAGAAGCGTAAGGGGGGCAAAGTAAACTTTGGTGTTGCAAGTTTTCTCTAGAGATGCTAGTTCTGCAAACTCTAATCCATTATCAGCAGTAAAGCTCTTGAAAACTTTTAAAAACTATCACCCATTTCATTAGCCAAGTTTGCTAGAGCTTTTTGTACAGCTTCAGCCGTCTTAGCAGGTATTTTACGTATGATTTCTTTGCGGGTTTGTCTTTCGGTGTTAGTTAGTAGTACTGGTTCAGTTTTTGTTTTCTTACAAATTAAAGTGTCAATTTCTCAGTGGCCAAAGACCTGACGATCATTAACTTCTTTTGGACGTTCACTGAGAATAGATATGTAGCATGATCTATGAACTCTTCACATTGTAGAAATTTAAATTTAGAACCACAGTTTTTACGGTTTCGTTCGTATATTCTTTTAGCTGTATCTGGATAGTAGATTTTACATAGTTTAAGAGCCTTGATTTGGGTAACTGTACCTCGTTTTAATTCATTACGAATTGTGTTTGGTACTCTATTTTAAATTTTACCAATGGCGTATGGATATCCTTGCTTATCTAGTAACTCGATTTTTCCTCGCTCGAAATCATTTAAATGTTTATTCTTGCGGGAAGTTGGTGTATCATTAAGGGGATCCATAGTGTGCACCCTTCCTGTAATTAGTTATTTTGTGGTGATTTAATTATATTGCAGTTGGGTCCACTATGAGTTTTCATTTAGTTCAATTTGATTTTACAATTAAGCAAAAGAAATTAATTTAAACGAAATTGATTATATTATTACAAATCATGCAGAAATTGATCATAGTGGAGCTTTACCAAAACTACTAATGAAATACCAAAAGTACCTATTTATACCACTAAAAATGGTATTAAAAATCTCAAAGTACACTTCCATAAAGATTGGAACTTTGTAGAAGTAAAAAATGGTGACCAATTAAATCTTGGAGAAAAAACACTGACCTTTATTGAAGCACGGATGTTACATTGGCCTGATAGTACCTTCTGTTATTTAGATAAAGATAATATTTTATTTTCTAATGATGCTTTTGGTCAGCACTACCCTTCTGAGCATCTTTTTAACGATCTAGTCGATGAAGCTGAATTATACCAGGAAGCATTGAAATACTATGCAAATATATTAACTCCGTTTAGTAAACTCGTTGAAAACAAAATCAAAAACTCGAACTTCCCATAAACACAATCTGTACAAGTCATGGAGTGATTTGGAGAGACAATCCTTCTCAAATAATAGAAAAATATTTAGAGTAGGCGAAAAATTATCAAGAAAACCAAATAACTATCATCTATAAAACTATGTGGGAAGGAACTCGTAGATTAGCAGAGGCTATAGCTCAAGGGATTAGAGACGTTTCCCCAAATACAACTGTGAAGTTATATAACGCTTCTAAAACTGATAAAAACGATTTAATTACCGAAGTTTTTAAATCAAAAGCACTTTTAATGGGGTCACCTACTAGAAATCATTAAAGGTTTTAAATTCAAAAATAAATCTGAGTCGCTTTTGGTTGTTATGGTTGGAGCGGTGAATCAGCCGATTTAGTTTCAAAAGAGCTTACAGAGTCTGGTTTTGATGTGGCAGGTGATCCTTTTAAAGTTGAATGGAACCCGAGTGATGCTGCACTAGAAAAAGCGCGAGAATATGGCAAAGTTTCGCAACAAAACTCTGTTAAAATTCAAATTTTGAGGATGATATAATGAGTGAAAAGAAAAAGCTTGTATATATATTAATTTCTGTTCTTTTACTATTAATAATTGGAACATTAGGATATTATTTATTAACAGACTTATCTTTATTTAATTCTTTTTACATGACAATAATTACAGTTTCTACCGTAGGCTATAAAGAAATAGGTGAATTAGACGTTTTAGGTAGACTATTTACCGTATTCATTATCTTTGGAGGCCTTAGTCTGGTTTTCTACGCCTTTACAAATTTCACATCTTTTTTAATAGAAGGTGAATTAAGAGATATCTTTAGGAGGAGAAGCATGCAATCAAAAATTGAACAATTATCTAATCATTACATCTTATGTGGTGCTGGTGAGACTGGTCACAGTGTTATTGAACAATTTTCAAAAACTGATTCACCTCTTTTGGTAGTTGAAGATAACAAAGATAAAGTTAATAATCTCATTGAACAAGGTATAATGGCTATCCAAGGAGATGCAACTTATGAACCTACATTGCACAAAGCAAAAATTGACAAAGCACAAGGACTTATAACTTCTCTACCAAGTGACGCTGACAATGTTTTAATTGTATTAACTGCTCGTGAACTTAACCAGAACTTATACATAGTTTCTCGTGCCATTGAAAAAAATGCTGATGTTAAACTAAAACGTGCTGGTGCTGACAAT
Protein-coding regions in this window:
- a CDS encoding VOC family protein — protein: MISINWTGIVTFFGTDDLEKVHNFYHNTLNLPLYKDQGACKIYQIPGDGLLGFCQHLETNSKYKSPIITLLADDVDQAYNNLVSMGYSPYSKPKLNPDFNIYHFFINDPDGYSLEIQKFLD
- a CDS encoding potassium channel family protein, with translation MSEKKKLVYILISVLLLLIIGTLGYYLLTDLSLFNSFYMTIITVSTVGYKEIGELDVLGRLFTVFIIFGGLSLVFYAFTNFTSFLIEGELRDIFRRRSMQSKIEQLSNHYILCGAGETGHSVIEQFSKTDSPLLVVEDNKDKVNNLIEQGIMAIQGDATYEPTLHKAKIDKAQGLITSLPSDADNVLIVLTARELNQNLYIVSRAIEKNADVKLKRAGADNTISPNVLGGARMASLLLRPTVVSFLDVITQAGEELLDLEDVVICDNSDLVGKSLEQARIPERTGLIVLALKNQGSSELRLNPSSDEVLSAGNTMLVLGKIEQVDTLRELACDRRT